The following coding sequences lie in one Rutidosis leptorrhynchoides isolate AG116_Rl617_1_P2 chromosome 4, CSIRO_AGI_Rlap_v1, whole genome shotgun sequence genomic window:
- the LOC139842634 gene encoding uncharacterized protein, whose protein sequence is MIDIIKTVSISGSGANKWKFSGDKSGSFVTKSMAKTIDDKLISRESNPTETIKNNLVPLKVGIFVWRVLRKRIAVRVELDRRGIDLDTLLCPLCNDVVESVDHAIYSCKSAKDVWIGILKWWNLSLPSGATFEELIKGSSFPTLNSTKWKVWQAVVWVTCYLIWKNRNLKVFKNDSWAPPKIIYEIQVKSFEWIQNRSRKPFPSWQQWFTRPNALDPNFDPG, encoded by the coding sequence ATGATAGACATCATCAAAACAGTTTCGATATCAGGGAGTGGCGCAAACAAGTGGAAATTTTCGGGTGATAAAAgtggatcgtttgttacaaaatcaATGGCCAAAACAATAGATGACAAGTTAATTTCAAGAGAGTCTAATCCTACGGAGACTATCAAGAATAACCTTGTTCCATTAAAAGTTGGAATCTTCGTTTGGAGAGTTCTTAGGAAAAGAATCGCGGTGAGAGTGGAACTTGATCGGAGGGGGATCGATCTAGACACATTATTATGCCCCTTATGTAATGATGTGGTTGAATCGGTAGATCACGCCATTTACTCATGCAAATCCGCTAAAGATGTATGGATTGGTATCCTTAAATGGTGGAATCTTTCCCTCCCTTCGGGGGCCACTTTTGAAGAATTGATCAAGGGTTCGAGCTTTCCAACACTGAACTCAACTAAGTGGAAAGTTTGGCAAGCGGTTGTGTGGGTAACATGTTACTTGATTTGGAAAAATAGAAACCTCAAGGTCTTCAAAAATGATTCTTGGGCGCCTCCGAAGATCATTTACGAAATTCAAGTGAAATCATTCGAGTGGATTCAAAATCGTTCGAGAAAACCCTTTCCGTCTTGGCAACAATGGTTCACGAGACCAAACGCATTAGATCCTAACTTTGACCCGGGTTGA